A region from the Aphis gossypii isolate Hap1 chromosome 1, ASM2018417v2, whole genome shotgun sequence genome encodes:
- the LOC126549268 gene encoding leucine-rich repeat-containing protein 58-like — MLSITGYVFINNTASGRKFGSRVNHMTILIEKQDSKYVVFVNMSRDEKRLMYLLKDLKGVVNHDKKVMLKFQHPEHEVIVMTDDIDTAKKFKEDLISLAKNLNLHIEELFPHGILIQFGNIVGCRTLQNMDVSTLRIIALENCNLPNLPEGLGNLTISCLSLNGSKLYIPTSGSNTVWNWMTKRKISTSLNMLEINSMGLERLPSEIVYLKKIRILSVSNNKIKYIPHFICLLRELKSLYVDGNMMKFLPESLWCIMFRKINISNNNFDDYVPVEREHSNYLYQAPTLLDLSSLTLLNNEVRYIKDDIPFTLWTCSDLIGRCRLCRKLMLLDRNHELFFYAMPRTEKMIEMKAIFWQYFECRPSCIRF, encoded by the exons atgctTTCGATCACGGGATAtgtctttataaataacacgGCCTCGGGGCGCAAATTCGGATCGCGGGTAAACCATATGACCATCTTGATCGAAAAGCAAGACAGCAAATACGTTGTGTTTGTAAACATGAGCCGAGATGAAAAGCGActcatgtatttattaaaagatttGAAAGGCGTAGTTAATCATGACAAGAAAGTAATGCTGAAGTTTCAGCACCCTGAGCATGAAGTGATTGTTATGACTGACGATATCGATACAGCGAAGAAATTCAAGGAAGATCTGATATCCCTCGCTAAAAATCTGAACTTACACATCGAAGAATTATTTCCACACGGTATTCTAATTCAATTTGGGAATATAGTCGGATGCCGTACGTTGCAAAATATGGACGTATCTACTCTGAGAATTATCGCCTTGGAAAACTGTAACTTACCTAATCTGCCTGAAGGGCTtggaaatttaacaatttcatGTCTTAGCCTGAATGGTAGCAAACTGTATATTCCAACGAGTGGTAGTAATACCGTCTGGAATTGGATGACTAAGAGAAAAATATCAACATCGTTAAATATGCTGGAAATTAATTCAATGGGCTTAGAGAGGTTGCCATCTGAAATCGtatatctgaaaaaaatacgaattttGTCAGTctccaataataaaata aaatacaTACCTCATTTCATCTGTTTACTTCGAGAACTCAAATCTCTATATGTTGATGGTAACATGATGAAGTTTTTACCAGAAAGTTTATGGTGTATTATGTTTCGGAAAATCAACATTTCGAATAATAACTTTGATGATTATGTACCCGTCGAACGTGAacattctaattatttatatcaagcGCCAACGTTATTGGATTTATCATCTTTAACTCTTTTGAATAACGAAGTAAGATACATAAAAGATGATATACCTTTTACTCTATGGACCTGTTCTGATCTTATTGGCCGTTGTAGACTTTGTAGGAAGCTAATGTTACTTGATCGAAATCATGAACTATTCTTTTATGCCATGCCAAGAACAGAAAAAATGATTGAGATGAAAGCTATATTTTGGCAATATTTTGAGTGTCGTCCTTCGTGTattcgattttaa